In one window of Oryza sativa Japonica Group chromosome 9, ASM3414082v1 DNA:
- the LOC136351793 gene encoding uncharacterized protein, with translation MQEKMRAVMRVFSCRSAVDVVPPAGPVQPRPRAPTVGAGPRPTAPISHGPRLPSSAPSFGSVRPTAPVSHGPRLPSSAFAGTTGASTSSAGAFATSSGAFASSSSHGASIPRPHGFAAGIFGTGASSSHAGRTGPTSQFYDDDLHGADHHDVLGSSQLGGAPEAHTQEQPEVTPVQAGRVGRAVPPDRLTYSHGHIRAQGRRDRGKRPRQ, from the exons atgcaggagaagatgcgtgcggtcatgcgcgtcttctcctgtcgcagcgccgtggacgtcgtacctccagctggtccggtacaaccacggcctcgcgcgcctaccgtcggagcaggacctcgacctacggcacctatttcgcacg gacctcgtttgccttcgagcgcccctagctttggatcagtgcgacctacagcaccggtttcgcacg gacctcgtctgccttcgagcgcgttcgcaggcacgaccggcgcttccacgagctccgcaggggcgttcgccacctcttcgggcgcgttcgccagctcttcctctcacggagcgtcgatccctcgcccacacg gatttgcagccgggatcttcggtactggggcctcttcgtctcacgccggtaggactggtcctactagccagttctacgacgacgacttgcacggtgcagaccaccacgacgtactaggctcctctcagcttggaggagctccagaggcgcacactcaggagcagccagaggtcacacctgtacaggcaggacgggttggccgtgccgtacccccggaccgactcacgtactcccacgggcacattagggcgcagggtaggagggacaggggtaagaggcctcgtcagtag